Proteins encoded within one genomic window of Naumovozyma dairenensis CBS 421 chromosome 6, complete genome:
- the NDAI0F01680 gene encoding Smr domain-containing protein (similar to Saccharomyces cerevisiae YPL199C; ancestral locus Anc_6.207) codes for MNGVGKLGPAVREVCSEIGLPNQVDPNNNGVIEITIPRGISPPSNWLGSEMNNPAAPSGQQNGAGEAPAAYSNYNNPVMVPGHGSIQGAGQQKEEGGLLASLLKLFCLCLQS; via the coding sequence ATGAATGGGGTAGGGAAATTAGGGCCTGCAGTCAGAGAAGTTTGTTCAGAGATCGGGTTACCTAATCAGGTAGACCCTAATAACAATGGTGTCATTGAGATAACTATCCCACGGGGAATATCTCCACCATCAAATTGGTTAGGATCTGAGATGAATAATCCGGCTGCGCCCTCGGGGCAACAAAATGGAGCAGGAGAAGCACCGGCAGCATACAGCAATTATAATAACCCTGTGATGGTACCAGGGCACGGGTCAATACAAGGAGCAGGGCAACAAAAGGAAGAAGGAGGGTTGCTTGCCAGTTTATTGAAGCTTTTCTGTCTTTGTCTCCAATCGTAA
- the YIG1 gene encoding Yig1p (similar to Saccharomyces cerevisiae YIG1 (YPL201C); ancestral locus Anc_6.210), with amino-acid sequence MGIPILLYQQPFYQITGKRKGNRYHHYRRNWKNNYHPEQDSNLDLTQEWRSSLINELLYTPHSSSIESDDSNTQSFPIISNHMKQNVYISFLDSKDILNLNINTFDIMDIPIHWSLTHSHDLFLPTSFHSSLNIDNNFRYMNNFNQQFLIYYKNRPLIIIYHEIHLYDSIILKRFITILDLSSILNQNDQILSIDCMLLNEINNHLAGDPYNLLLVLGLHNRNNNLTRFYVLDVDSNGVWSNLKIFNLSSPPSLSYSSSSSLILPFSGQQHEQGQDHVQEEAPMFLNIYAGLLPNYIFSIDSVNGPLITDISVPHRTRNHHNPNSTSISNANIFKISNQLQPSTLSPSMNDINDNNNNNNDNNKKNNNIIVSFPQLYILKNNETIYYIENILNFDNNNNSNKLVKIKFQLRFQERILSIEKLSNNTNQITSTTAPNNNNNNNNNNILIVTNQRFFSFPVNSINNNSISSSNANSNSNSNSNSNAYASSSNDSNHIIIPSYFINKNTILYKMEQIHNPIPNQEQHERQESTLIPDYHLCSSNDGKYIFITENHNYSFLLSIFKLSNCFNYNSMPNNNSISGDNWVFLGFIDLKTLFNINQVLQINFHENNLISIMTNDNNNVQFYKICEKNSTVTLTPT; translated from the coding sequence atggGTATCCCTATTTTACTATACCAACAACcattttatcaaataacAGGCAAGAGAAAGGGAAAtcgttatcatcattacaggagaaattggaaaaacaATTACCATCCAGAACAAGACTCAAATCTAGATTTAACTCAAGAATGGAGATCCtctttaataaatgaaCTATTATACACACCTCATTCCTCCTCAATTGAATCCGATGATAGCAATACTCAATCATTCCCGATAATATCAAACCATATGAAACAAAATGtctatatttctttcttagaTTCGAAAGACATActtaatttgaatataaatacCTTTGATATAATGGATATCCCAATTCATTGGTCATTAACACATTCTCATGATTTATTCTTACCAACTTCTTTTCATTCATCCCTGAACatagataataatttcagaTATATGAACAATTTTAATCAACAAttcttaatatattataaaaaccgtccattaataataatataccatGAAATCCATCTTTATGATTCAATCATTTTAAAACGATTTATCACCATATTAGATTTAAGTTCTATACTAAATCAAAATGATcaaattttatcaatagATTGTATGCtattaaatgaaatcaataatCATCTCGCCGGAGATCCTTATAACTTACTGTTGGTCCTAGGTTTACATAAtaggaataataatttaactAGATTTTACGTACTGGACGTGGATTCCAATGGTGTTTGgtcaaatttgaaaatatttaatcTATCATCACCTCCATCtttatcatattcatcatcCTCAAGTTTGATTTTACCATTTTCAGGACAACAACATGAACAAGGACAAGATCATGTACAAGAGGAAGCCCCAATGTTCTTAAACATTTATGCTGGTCTCTTACCAAATTATATCTTCTCAATCGACTCTGTCAATGGTCCATTAATTACTGATATTTCAGTACCACACCGTACTCGTAATCATCATAACCCCAATTCAACTTCGATTTCAAATGCAAATATCTTCaagatttcaaatcaattgCAACCTTCAACATTATCTCCTTCAATGAATGAtatcaatgataataataataataataatgataataacaagaaaaacaataatataattgtAAGTTTCCCTCAATTATacatattgaaaaataatgaaacaatCTATTACATcgaaaatattttgaattttgataacaataataatagtaacaaaTTGGTTAAAATTAAGTTTCAATTAAGATTTCAAGAACGAATTTTgtcaattgaaaagttatcaaataatactaatcAAATCACATCAACGACTGCAccgaataataataataataataataataataatattctaatCGTTACAAATCAAAGATTCTTCTCATTCCCAGTAAAttcaatcaataataacagcATATCTAGTTCAAAtgcaaattcaaattcaaattcaaattcaaattcaaatgcATATGCAAGTTCAAGCaatgattcaaatcatatcattattccgtcatattttattaacaaaaatacAATCCTTTATAAAATGGAACAAATCCATAATCCAATTCCGAATCAAGAACAACATGAACGTCAAGAATCTACTTTAATTCCAGATTACCATCTCTGTTCATCAAACGATGgcaaatatattttcataaCAGAAAACCATAATTATTCCTTCctattatcaatattcaaattatcaaattgtttcaattataattcaatgCCAAATAACAACTCTATAAGTGGTGATAATTGGGTCTTCCTAGGTTTCATCGATTTGAAAACGttattcaatataaatCAAGTTTTACAAATCAATTTTCATGAAAATAACTTGATTTCAATCATGACaaacgataataataacgttcaattttataaaatttGTGAGAAAAATTCAACTGTCACATTAACCCCTACGTAA
- the DDC1 gene encoding Ddc1p (similar to Saccharomyces cerevisiae DDC1 (YPL194W); ancestral locus Anc_6.200), with protein sequence MSFKAVITNPEKHALWCRILYVLSTIDEVIKITISDKELIAWSINSTDTTLCQIHFSRQFFEEFNFEPNEIVFGVNGLQSKRDVQGTDQKLYSFQINGRHLTTISKKPDNDSIRNFTIVLNNSSSCPETLVDRLLIRMEMESLIVKEYSPQIDPIQFDPIIIDLKYKSRFLDVFGTTAITSNANSQLDPRLLEIFRSIQQELEASLFNGEIEYGIRQKDQLTEADEINYICCDRILLSNILDNATNSITELKLEINPNKLNMTGFTKAIYGKDNDLLRNAMSVTNTINTLDLEHSCLFTAVSGDRKKVQESSKSIIFKLKDFKSFMSISSNSKSLPNNADILNLWFCRPGDPVLFEMKKMGVRMELVQTTDGIQTNNFVQDQNIRQVISPKKGTLQQETKEIKKQEYPFRDEAPGKSTREKRKLLDPNVTKPSLLHPSNPTPKQLNIPPKRELFVQDISQGNVKRTAACSLREEVTGKQNVKSRKLRAMFEPPSEYDPPVSQNEPVDVLRRSPDRNMLAERSTTTIGWGKTDSTKEYVNIDARDMLKDEKIKLLQHDVTELKKQSSQEGNHMSEFGPTQVTQPRGLLD encoded by the coding sequence ATGTCGTTTAAAGCAGTCATTACAAACCCAGAAAAACATGCCCTATGGTGCCGTATACTTTACGTTTTATCCACAATTGATGAAGTTATCAAAATTACTATTTCTGATAAGGAACTGATTGCATGGTCTATCAACTCTACGGATACCACATTATGTCAAATTCACTTCTCACGGCAGTTCTTCGAGGAGTTCAATTTCGAGCCGAATGAAATAGTCTTTGGAGTTAATGGTCTTCAGTCAAAAAGAGACGTACAAGGTACTGATCAGAAACTTTATTCCTTCCAAATTAACGGTAGGCATTTAACTACCATATCCAAGAAGCCAGATAACGATTCGATCAGGAACTTCACAATTGTTCTTAACAACTCGAGCAGTTGCCCCGAAACACTAGTCGATAGGCTTCTGATACGTATGGAAATGGAGTCATTAATTGTTAAGGAATACTCACCACAGATAGATCCTATCCAGTTTGACccaattattattgatctGAAATATAAAAGTCGATTTTTGGACGTGTTTGGTACAACAGCGATAACGAGCAACGCAAATTCACAGTTAGACCCCCGATTACTTGAGATATTTAGATCTATTCAACAAGAACTAGAGGCTTCTTTATTCAACGGGGAAATAGAATATGGGATACGCCAAAAAGATCAGTTGACCGAAGCTGATGAAATTAACTATATTTGTTGTGACCGCATACTATTGAGCAACATTTTAGATAACGCTACAAATTCTATAACTGAGcttaaattggaaataaaCCCAAATAAATTGAACATGACAGGATTTACAAAGGCTATATATGGTAAAGATAATGATCTACTTCGAAATGCTATGAGTGTAACCAATACCATCAATACATTGGATTTGGAGCATTCTTGTCTATTTACAGCTGTCAGTGGTGACCGAAAAAAAGTACAAGAATCTTCGAAgagtattattttcaaattaaagGATTTTAAAAGTTTTATGTCTATTTCCTCGAATAGCAAGTCATTACCAAATAATGCTGACATACTCAATCTTTGGTTCTGCCGACCAGGAGATCCTGTTCTATTCgagatgaagaaaatgggCGTTCGAATGGAATTAGTACAAACTACTGATGGTATTCAAACCAATAATTTTGTCCAAGACCAGAATATCAGACAAGTTATTTCACCAAAGAAAGGAACTTTGCAACAAGAGACGaaagaaatcaagaaaCAAGAGTATCCATTTCGTGACGAGGCGCCAGGTAAAAGCACAAgggaaaaaagaaaactatTAGATCCGAATGTAACAAAACCTTCGTTGCTTCACCCTAGCAATCCAACTCCGAAACAACTCAATATACCACCGAAGCGAGAATTATTCGTACAAGATATATCTCAGGGAAATGTCAAGAGAACTGCAGCCTGCTCTTTACGAGAGGAGGTAACCGGAAAACAGAATGTGAAATCGAGAAAATTGAGAGCGATGTTTGAACCGCCATCCGAATATGATCCTCCCGTGAGCCAGAACGAACCTGTGGATGTACTGAGGAGAAGTCCAGATAGGAACATGCTAGCGGAGAGAAGTACCACTACAATTGGGTGGGGGAAAACAGATTCTACCAAGGAATACGTCAATATAGATGCTCGAGATATGCtgaaagatgaaaaaatcaaactGTTACAGCATGACGTAACCgaattgaagaaacaatCATCCCAGGAAGGAAACCATATGTCTGAGTTTGGTCCGACACAAGTGACACAACCACGTGGGTTATTGGATTGA
- the NGR1 gene encoding Ngr1p — protein sequence MFYQDISTPKLPIKEPTRTLWMGNLHSSFDEITIQEMWNFLNRSVSVELIKVQDDRLPSFSNSGHVENYIHNTTAIMANVEQEKVAASVDSIKSEHKQANYCLVEFESQQEAAEALTLNGLPLPNFFSRSRNSVINASQLSVFRLNWAVWPTVNGLSPEYPLFVGNLSSITREADLLLLFRSRYKSVKTVRMMTEPIPGKSDSFGFICFANCEERRLAAEEMNGICFQDKYIKVAIANPRDNMIPSSTDVPPVKNIPPLIKTANDLLTNNLNAVQEQTAQLALSTVVTGNLRSNGNIRQGLGSNSKNSTIFVGGLSTDVSEQELNELFRPFGEIMDVKIPLGKKCGFVTFKRRIDAKAAIKGLHGFLVRGCPIRLSWGKTFNNTVDLTSGTTRSFNSGYDSPFKYTFPDYSNCSAAWTNYPIEVCPRSCTHHSIPSYTPISKKSMVSAKQQSVTTARNVKSSHYHDENPRNRGG from the coding sequence ATGTTTTACCAAGATATATCGACACCAAAGCTGCCTATAAAGGAGCCAACAAGAACATTATGGATGGGTAATTTacattcttcttttgatgAAATAACGATCCAAGAAATGtggaattttttaaatagGAGTGTTTCTGTTGAACTTATCAAGGTACAAGACGATCGTTTACCCTCCTTCAGTAATTCTGGGCATGTGGAAAACTATATCCATAATACTACAGCTATTATGGCTAATGtggaacaagaaaaagTGGCAGCCTCAGTAGATTCTATTAAAAGTGAACACAAGCAGGCGAACTATTGTTTGGTGGAATTTGAAAGCCAACAGGAAGCAGCTGAGGCTTTAACTTTGAATGGATTACCTCTCCCAAACTTTTTTTCTAGGTCTAGGAACTCTGTCATAAATGCGTCGCAACTGAGTGTATTTAGATTGAATTGGGCGGTATGGCCGACAGTAAATGGTTTAAGTCCCGAGTATCCTTTGTTTGTTGGTAATTTATCCTCAATAACAAGAGAGGCAGACTTACTCTTATTGTTTCGATCCCGCTATAAATCCGTGAAAACAGTACGTATGATGACAGAACCAATACCGGGGAAGTCTGATAGTTTCGGTTTTATATGTTTTGCGAATTGCGAAGAAAGACGACTGGCAGCAGAAGAGATGAACGGTATCTGCTTCcaagataaatatataaaagttGCCATTGCAAATCCCAGAGACAATATGATTCCTTCCTCTACCGATGTTCCCCCTGTAAAGAATATCCCTCCTTTAATAAAAACAGCCAATGATTTACTAACAAATAATCTAAATGCCGTCCAAGAACAAACTGCCCAATTAGCCTTATCAACAGTGGTAACTGGGAATCTTCGTTCTAATGGGAATATAAGACAAGGTTTGGGATCCAATTCAAAGAACAGTACGATTTTTGTGGGTGGTCTTTCGACAGATGTTAGCGAGCAAGAGTTAAACGAACTATTTCGTCCGTTTGGCGAAATCATGGATGTCAAAATACCACTTGGTAAGAAGTGTGGGTTCGTCACTTTTAAAAGAAGGATCGATGCAAAGGCAGCAATCAAAGGCCTGCATGGTTTTCTGGTTAGGGGGTGCCCAATTAGGTTATCATGGGGGAAGACATTTAATAATACTGTTGACTTAACGTCAGGAACAACTAGAAGTTTTAACAGCGGATACGATTCTCCCTTTAAGTATACTTTTCCAGACTATTCTAATTGTTCCGCCGCTTGGACGAATTACCCAATTGAAGTTTGCCCCCGGTCCTGCACGCATCATAGTATCCCAAGTTATACTCctatttcaaagaaaagtaTGGTCTCTGCAAAGCAGCAATCTGTAACAACTGCCCGAAATGTAAAAAGTTCCCATTATCATGACGAGAATCCCAGAAATAGAGGAGGGTAG
- the OXR1 gene encoding Oxr1p (similar to Saccharomyces cerevisiae OXR1 (YPL196W); ancestral locus Anc_6.203), producing MYRMKGAIYKLKRSFTGSDDSDGIDNNKSKNKSKSKSKSGNGSTNWSSSNEDVNKSEDNLPMITLHGYSTKTKNRLINVEMCDEIRSLMPMRIQLYTDWTLLYSLEQHGASLHSLYKNIQPDINESNRRVGYVIIIQDRKNGIFGAYSNEPFRPNEHRRYSGNGECFLWKLEKVPVRKICNNKDKSVATEQKKERRFHGRRRKEDEQEEEKKGDNHSELCNNSNEQDEERWQFRGYPFTGLNEFAVYCTSKFISMGAGEGHYGLWIDDGLLNGVSNPTLTYGNEILSREGNKFSILGLEVWRVG from the coding sequence ATGTATCGAATGAAAGGTGCTAtttataaattgaaaaggtCATTCACTGGATCAGATGATTCTGATggtattgataataataagagtaaaaataaaagtaaaagCAAAAGCAAAAGCGGAAATGGGAGCACTAATTGGAGTTCAAGTAATGAAGATGTAAATAAAAGTGAAGATAATTTACCCATGATAACATTACATGGTTATTCTACTAAGACTAAGAATCGATTAATAAATGTGGAGATGTGTGATGAAATACGATCATTAATGCCCATGAGAATTCAATTATATACTGATTGGACGTTACTATACAGTCTTGAACAACATGGTGCATCGTTACATTCTTTATATAAGAATATTCAACctgatattaatgaaagtaATCGACGAGTGGGGTATGTTATAATTATACAAGATCGAAAGAATGGTATATTTGGAGCTTATAGTAATGAACCATTCCGTCCAAATGAACATCGGAGATATTCTGGGAATGGCGAATGCTTTTTATGgaaattagaaaaagtCCCTGTACGAAAAatatgtaataataaagataaaagtGTAGCGACAGaacaaaagaaggaaagaagatttcatggaagaagaagaaaagaagatgaacaagaagaagagaagaaggGTGACAACCACAGCGAACTATGTAACAATAGCAATGAGCAGGATGAAGAAAGATGGCAATTTAGAGGGTATCCCTTTACTGGCTTGAACGAATTTGCCGTATATTGTACATCAAAATTCATATCCATGGGTGCAGGAGAAGGTCATTATGGGCTATGGATAGATGATGGATTGTTAAACGGTGTTTCCAATCCAACATTGACATATGGGAATGAAATATTAAGTCGTGaaggtaataaattttcGATATTGGGATTAGAAGTATGGAGAGTCGGTTAA
- the APL5 gene encoding Apl5p (similar to Saccharomyces cerevisiae APL5 (YPL195W); ancestral locus Anc_6.201), whose translation MTSLYAPTTTDVRQRLRPFGFFFEKSLKDLIKGIRSNNETPEKLHQFLSEVLTECRNEANSPDMTLKTNAILKLTYLEMYGFDMSWCNFHVLEVMSSNKLQQKRVGYLAASQSFYKDKDILMLATNLLKKDLKYSGSNNSDVIKVGIALNGLSTIVTPSLAADIADDLFSMLNSSNPYIRKKAITALFKVFLQYPEALRDNFDKFASKLEDDDTSVVSATVSVICELSKKNPKPFIQLSPILYEILINIDNNWIIIRLLKLFTNLSQVEPKLRPKLLPKILELMEVTMATSVIYESINCIVKGCMLQDDDHETAMFCLDKLHSFCDSQDPNLRYISCCSSSIKLEINTSFISQFDKLIMRLLLDMDVSIRSKAIELLDGIVSQENTERNYNYLMRQFINEETIQTANNSFSYSDRQGISIIIPESYKQKLVKTIIQLCSMENYSNIIDFGWFTMVLSDLATISIDLSNEDLGVEIGRQFRNIMVKVPSLRELSMRTIINITSNEDIRLGLSSILKDCFWCIGEFSNFIANGDTLIQLILKNIYSYPPDVQQIIIPALLKILGTWCQNETNPIDVRDVKLILKQLIEYFESSSYSRYFELQERSVEALEFLKLSVDSMESDDHGLPLLLSDVLPSMFKEYELKPLAYGTQRQVQYNEIIDLETPFLTDAGLRSISENVKYDYTEDSNSLFSDLDTDENSPEELESSLNEEYPQSGVNDLSRQEKKEQLSNPYYLNKLKNEKNIHDNDLLNISDETIHSPESLSAKIKLVNKDQEQSPSPNSSSRKIGRNLIPVTVLADEVINTNGSTRQTLASKENTFHPAHSKGKINFNIPSKLESFDFSSSTNIHSTVDIDDRVVDDNDTLELEKLRNKFTEASGEEVPEEVVIIKKKKKKNKEHRKSKSKNQEKSRKKKLESKSFLDDD comes from the coding sequence ATGACGTCTCTTTATGCCCCTACTACAACGGACGTCAGGCAAAGACTTCGACCATTtggtttcttctttgaaaagtCCTTAAAAGACTTAATTAAGGGGATTAGATCAAACAATGAGACTCCTGAAAAATTGCATCAATTCTTATCTGAAGTTCTTACTGAATGTAGAAATGAAGCAAATTCTCCTGATATGACCTTGAAAACAAACgcaattttaaaattaacGTATTTGGAGATGTATGGTTTCGATATGTCATGGTGCAATTTCCACGTACTAGAAGTCATGAGTAGTAATAAGTTACAACAGAAACGTGTAGGTTATCTAGCTGCCTCGCAATCCTTttataaagataaagatatCTTAATGTTAGCTAccaatttattgaaaaaggaTTTAAAATACTCAGgtagtaataatagtgaCGTCATTAAAGTGGGGATAGCACTAAATGGGCTATCTACTATTGTAACACCAAGTTTGGCAGCTGACATTGCTGATGATCTCTTTTCTATGTTGAATAGTTCAAATCCATACATTAGAAAAAAGGCTATAACGGCTCTCTTCAAAGTGTTTCTACAATATCCAGAGGCATTAAGggataattttgataaattcgCAAgtaaattagaagatgatgacaCTTCTGTTGTATCAGCAACAGTCAGTGTTATTTGTGAATTGTCCAAGAAAAATCCTAAACCctttattcaattatcTCCAATCCTATACgaaatattaattaatatcGATAATAATTGGATTATAATTAGATTACTGAAATTATTTACCAACTTATCTCAAGTGGAACCAAAATTAAGGCCAAAACTTTTACCcaaaattttggaattaaTGGAAGTGACAATGGCAACCTCAGTAATATATGAATCAATAAATTGTATTGTCAAAGGCTGCATGTTGCAGGATGATGATCATGAAACAGCCATGTTTTGTTTAGATAAATTACACTCATTTTGTGATTCACAAGATCCAAATCTTAGATATATTAGTTGTTGTTCTAGTTCTataaaattggaaatcaaCACATCTTTTATATCccaatttgataaattgatAATGAGGTTATTATTAGACATGGATGTTTCGATTAGATCAAAGGCTATAGAATTGCTAGATGGAATTGTCTCGCAAGAAAATACTGAAAGAAATTACAACTATTTAATGAGACAGTTTATTAACGAAGAAACAATCCAAACTGccaataattcattttcgtACAGTGATCGTCAAGGAATCTCTATCATTATTCCTGAATCCTATAAACAAAAGTTGGTGAAAACAATTATTCAACTTTGTTCTATggaaaattattcaaacaTCATAGATTTCGGCTGGTTCACGATGGTACTCAGTGATTTAGCCACTATCTCGATTgatttatcaaatgaaGACTTGGGAGTCGAAATTGGAAGACAGtttagaaatattatgGTAAAAGTGCCTAGCCTCAGAGAATTGTCTATGAGAACAATCATTAATATAACATCCAATGAAGATATCCGTTTAGGCCTATCATCTATTTTAAAGGACTGTTTCTGGTGTATTGGTGAATTTTCAAACTTCATTGCGAATGGTGATACGCTTATCCAACTAatcttgaagaatatttacTCATACCCACCTGATGTACAGCAAATTATAATACCTGCTTTACTTAAAATATTAGGAACTTGGTGccaaaatgaaacaaatcCTATTGACGTACGGGATGTtaaattaattttgaaacaattaataGAATATTTCGAAAGCTCATCTTATTCAAGGTATTTTGAGCTACAAGAAAGAAGTGTAGAAGCTTTagaatttttaaaattaagTGTAGATTCAATGGAATCTGATGACCATGGATTACCTCTGTTATTATCCGATGTGCTCCCTAGTATGTTCaaagaatatgaattaAAACCTTTGGCATATGGTACGCAAAGACAGGTACAATACAACGAAATTATAGATCTAGAGACTCCTTTTTTAACGGATGCGGGATTAAGGTCTATTTCGGAAAATGTTAAATACGACTATACAGAAGATTCTAATTCTCTCTTCTCTGATCTGGATACAGATGAAAACTCTCCTGAAGAATTAGAGTCCTCGTTGAATGAAGAATACCCTCAATCAGGAGTAAACGACCTTAGTAGGcaagaaaaaaaggaaCAGTTATCTAACCCATATTACCTGAACAAGTTaaagaatgaaaagaatatccacgataatgatttattaaatataagTGATGAAACAATACATAGTCCAGAATCTCTCTCAGCTAAGATAAAACTAGTCAATAAAGATCAAGAGCAATCGCCTTCGCCGAATAGTTCTTCCAGAAAAATAGGGCGAAATCTAATCCCGGTAACTGTGTTGGCAGATGAAGTTATAAACACAAATGGTTCTACAAGGCAAACACTCGCATCAAAGGAAAATACTTTTCATCCAGCACATTCTAAAGgtaaaattaatttcaatataccttcaaaattagaaagttttgatttttcctCTTCTACCAACATTCACAGCACTGTCGATATCGACGATAGAGTTGTCGATGATAATGACACCTTGGAGCTGGAGAAGctaagaaataaatttacTGAGGCCTCTGGAGAAGAAGTACCTGAAGAGGTGGtgataataaagaagaaaaagaagaagaataaagaGCACAGAAAGTCTAAAAGtaaaaatcaagaaaaatcaagaaagaagaaactagAAAGCAAGTCCTTTTTGGATGACGATTAG